The sequence below is a genomic window from Bacteroidales bacterium.
TATTCTTCAATTCAATGGAAAGGTATAAAATCAAAGATTTATTAGCTGCTACTTCTTTTGGCAGTGAAGTGTTGGCAAAGGGTTGGGTTCGCACCAAACGTGGAAATAAAAATGTAGCCTTTTTGGCTTTGAACGACGGTTCTGTTATTCATAACCTGCAGGTAGTGGTAGACCCGGGTAATTTTGATGAAGTCTTACTCAAACAAATCACGACAGGTTCGTGCATCGCTGTAACAGGTAAATTAATGGAATCGAAAGGACAGGGACAAAATGTAGAGATCCATGCTTCGGAAATTCAATTGTACGGCACCGCAGATCCGGAATCCTATCCGTTGCAAAAGAAAGGCCATACCCTAGAATTTCTTCGTGAAATTGCTCATTTGAGACCCCGGACCAATACATTTGGGGCCGTATTCAGGATGCGACACGCAATGGCTTATGCCATCCATAAATTTTTTAATGATAAA
It includes:
- a CDS encoding asparagine--tRNA ligase; this translates as MERYKIKDLLAATSFGSEVLAKGWVRTKRGNKNVAFLALNDGSVIHNLQVVVDPGNFDEVLLKQITTGSCIAVTGKLMESKGQGQNVEIHASEIQLYGTADPESYPLQKKGHTLEFLREIAHLRPRTNTFGAVFRMRHAMAYAIHKFFNDKGFYYLHTPIITASDAEGAGAMFHVTEFNLEQIPKTPEGSVDYSQDFFGKATNLTV